In one window of Burkholderia cenocepacia DNA:
- a CDS encoding tetratricopeptide repeat protein, which translates to MKDRLFAKLSGVVVACGVIAGCASQPPAPPTAEVFNKSLADADAVAKAGDQDKALGLYQQLAKSDPTREEPWSRIAQIQFAQNHYGQAIVAAQEALQRDATDRQAKSVLAVAGLRIATQSLGELRQDASLAGDAKSDAQALAKQLRDTLGESALFPPETKTVKPRPPRRVVHRPKGGAAPAADAAAPAAPSAPTPPVAQKGSADPFGALRN; encoded by the coding sequence ATGAAAGACCGTCTGTTCGCAAAACTGTCTGGGGTAGTGGTGGCTTGCGGCGTGATCGCCGGCTGTGCGAGCCAGCCTCCCGCGCCGCCGACTGCGGAAGTGTTCAACAAGTCGCTGGCCGATGCGGACGCCGTCGCGAAGGCGGGGGACCAGGACAAGGCGCTCGGCCTGTACCAGCAGCTCGCGAAGTCGGATCCGACGCGCGAGGAACCGTGGTCGCGCATCGCGCAAATCCAGTTCGCGCAAAACCATTACGGGCAGGCGATCGTCGCCGCCCAGGAAGCGCTGCAGCGCGACGCGACCGATCGTCAGGCGAAGAGCGTGCTGGCCGTCGCCGGCCTGCGGATCGCGACGCAGTCGCTCGGCGAGCTGCGCCAGGACGCATCGCTCGCGGGCGATGCGAAGTCCGACGCGCAGGCGCTCGCGAAGCAACTGCGCGATACGCTCGGCGAATCGGCGCTGTTTCCGCCGGAAACCAAGACCGTGAAACCGCGTCCGCCGCGCCGCGTCGTCCATCGCCCGAAGGGCGGGGCCGCACCGGCTGCCGATGCGGCTGCGCCGGCCGCACCGAGCGCGCCGACGCCGCCCGTGGCGCAAAAGGGCAGCGCGGACCCGTTCGGCGCACTGCGCAACTGA
- the tssB gene encoding type VI secretion system contractile sheath small subunit, whose protein sequence is MAKKESIQKSLQKIRPPRVQLTYEVEKGDAIEVKELPFVVGVVGDLAGQSEIEQPKLRDRKFVNIDRDNFDDVMKAIEPRAAFQVENRLSPEGGKFAVDLKFRSLSDFSPDEVVEQIEPLRRLLEARSKLADLRNKLAGNDKLEDLLSEVLKNTQQLQELAKGTGGDKDGE, encoded by the coding sequence ATGGCCAAGAAAGAAAGCATTCAGAAAAGCTTGCAGAAAATACGGCCGCCGCGCGTCCAGCTGACCTACGAGGTCGAGAAGGGCGATGCGATCGAGGTGAAGGAGCTGCCGTTCGTCGTCGGGGTCGTCGGCGATCTGGCGGGCCAGTCCGAAATCGAGCAGCCGAAGCTGCGCGATCGTAAATTCGTCAACATCGACCGCGATAATTTCGACGACGTGATGAAGGCGATCGAGCCGCGCGCCGCGTTCCAGGTGGAAAACCGCCTGAGCCCGGAAGGCGGCAAGTTCGCGGTCGACCTGAAGTTCCGCTCGCTGTCGGATTTCAGCCCGGACGAAGTCGTCGAACAGATCGAGCCGCTGCGCCGCCTGCTCGAGGCGCGCTCGAAGCTCGCCGACCTGCGCAACAAGCTCGCCGGCAACGACAAGCTCGAGGATCTGCTGTCCGAGGTGCTGAAGAACACGCAGCAGCTGCAGGAGCTCGCGAAGGGCACCGGCGGCGACAAAGACGGCGAATGA
- the tssC gene encoding type VI secretion system contractile sheath large subunit, with product MNQQTAAAQASGAEYAAGTSLLDDIVEKSKVAKSDSEHARAKDLIGELVHQVLDGTVIVSDNLSATIDARVAELDRLISTQLSAVMHAPEFQRLESTWRGMDYLVKESNTGQTIKIKALHAPKRDLVRDFKGASEFDQSALFKKVYEEEFGTFGGSPFGALIGDYEISRQPEDMYFIEQMSHVAAAAHAPFIASASPELLGLESFSDLGKPRDLGKVFDTVEYAKWKSFRDAEDSRYVGLTLPRFLGRLPFNPKDGQTAENFNFVEDVDGTDHDKYLWCNAAWAFAARLTAAFDDFGWCAAIRGVEGGGLVEDLPTHTFKTDDGEVALKCPTEIAITDRREKELSDLGFIPLVHCKNSDYAAFFAAQSVQKPKKYSTDSANANAVLSAQLQYIFSVSRVAHYLKAMMRDKIGSFASAQNVETFLNRWISQYVLLDDNASQEQKAQFPLREASIQVSEIPGKPGSYRSVAFLRPHFQLDELSISLRLVADLPKPANS from the coding sequence ATGAACCAGCAAACGGCTGCGGCCCAAGCGAGCGGCGCGGAATACGCCGCCGGGACTTCGCTGCTCGACGACATCGTCGAGAAGAGCAAGGTCGCGAAATCCGATTCCGAGCATGCGCGTGCGAAGGACCTGATCGGCGAACTCGTGCACCAGGTGCTCGACGGCACGGTGATCGTGTCGGACAACCTGTCGGCCACGATCGACGCGCGCGTCGCGGAGCTCGACCGCCTGATTTCCACGCAGCTTTCCGCCGTGATGCACGCGCCGGAATTCCAGCGCCTCGAAAGCACGTGGCGCGGGATGGATTATCTGGTCAAGGAAAGCAACACGGGCCAGACGATCAAGATCAAGGCGCTGCATGCGCCGAAGCGCGATCTCGTGCGTGATTTCAAGGGCGCGAGCGAGTTCGACCAGAGCGCGCTGTTCAAGAAGGTCTACGAAGAGGAATTCGGCACGTTCGGCGGCTCGCCGTTCGGTGCGCTGATCGGCGATTACGAGATCTCGCGCCAGCCGGAAGACATGTACTTCATCGAGCAGATGTCGCACGTTGCGGCGGCCGCACATGCGCCATTCATCGCGTCGGCGTCGCCGGAGCTGCTCGGCCTCGAGTCGTTCTCCGACCTCGGCAAGCCGCGCGATCTCGGCAAGGTGTTCGACACCGTCGAATACGCGAAGTGGAAGTCGTTCCGCGACGCCGAGGATTCGCGCTACGTCGGCCTGACGCTGCCGCGCTTTCTCGGCCGCCTGCCGTTCAATCCGAAGGACGGCCAGACCGCGGAGAACTTCAACTTCGTCGAGGACGTCGACGGCACCGATCACGACAAGTACCTGTGGTGCAACGCGGCATGGGCCTTCGCGGCCCGCCTGACGGCCGCGTTCGACGACTTCGGCTGGTGCGCGGCGATCCGCGGCGTCGAAGGCGGCGGCCTCGTCGAGGATCTGCCGACCCACACGTTCAAGACCGACGACGGTGAAGTCGCGCTGAAGTGCCCGACCGAAATCGCGATCACCGATCGCCGCGAGAAGGAGCTGAGCGATCTCGGCTTCATCCCGCTCGTCCATTGCAAGAACTCAGATTACGCCGCGTTCTTCGCTGCGCAGTCGGTGCAGAAGCCCAAGAAATACAGCACCGACAGCGCGAACGCGAACGCCGTCCTGTCCGCCCAGCTTCAGTACATCTTCTCGGTATCGCGCGTCGCGCACTACCTGAAGGCGATGATGCGGGACAAGATCGGCAGCTTCGCATCGGCGCAGAACGTGGAGACTTTCCTCAACCGGTGGATTTCGCAGTACGTCCTGCTCGACGACAACGCCTCGCAGGAACAGAAAGCGCAATTTCCGCTGCGCGAGGCATCCATACAAGTGTCGGAGATTCCGGGCAAGCCGGGCTCGTATCGTTCGGTCGCGTTCCTGCGCCCGCACTTTCAGCTCGACGAACTCTCGATTTCTCTGCGACTTGTCGCTGATCTGCCCAAACCGGCAAATTCATAA
- a CDS encoding Hcp family type VI secretion system effector, giving the protein MLHMHLQFGSPAVKGESADKDHQGWIELKSWDHSIVQPRSATASTAGGHTMTRCEHGDMIFTKEIDSSSPLLYQHASGGTTFDEVTVHFSRADGEGKRVQYLEVKLKYVIISSIAPSVREEGLPLETFSLKYAAVQWKQTQQKIGGNQGGNTQGAWSLTKNDKTYAV; this is encoded by the coding sequence ATGTTACATATGCACTTGCAGTTTGGTAGTCCCGCGGTGAAGGGCGAGTCCGCGGATAAAGACCACCAAGGCTGGATCGAACTGAAATCGTGGGATCACTCGATCGTTCAGCCGCGTTCGGCAACCGCATCGACCGCTGGCGGTCACACGATGACGCGTTGCGAGCACGGCGACATGATCTTCACGAAGGAAATCGATTCGTCGAGCCCGCTGCTGTATCAGCACGCTTCGGGCGGTACCACGTTCGACGAAGTGACGGTCCATTTCTCGCGCGCGGACGGTGAAGGCAAGCGCGTGCAGTATCTGGAAGTCAAGCTCAAGTACGTGATCATCTCGAGCATCGCGCCGAGCGTTCGCGAGGAAGGTCTGCCGCTCGAGACGTTCTCGCTGAAGTACGCAGCCGTGCAGTGGAAGCAAACCCAGCAGAAGATCGGCGGCAACCAGGGCGGCAACACGCAAGGCGCCTGGAGTCTGACGAAGAACGACAAGACCTACGCGGTCTAA
- the tssE gene encoding type VI secretion system baseplate subunit TssE, whose translation MKRFEPSFLDKLFDDEPHLPASAAMRQLSLDELKNTVARDVEAILNTRIAHTENELAALPECQKSVLTYGLNDFAGLSLASHYDRAFICKSIQQAIARHEPRLQQVQVTFELNEQATNALYFAIQALLVVHPAEEPVSFDAMLQPSTLQYSVTRARAARMQ comes from the coding sequence ATGAAACGATTCGAACCCAGTTTTCTCGACAAGCTGTTCGACGACGAACCGCATCTGCCGGCCTCGGCTGCGATGCGGCAATTGTCGCTGGACGAGCTCAAGAACACGGTCGCCCGCGACGTCGAGGCGATCCTCAACACCCGTATCGCGCACACCGAGAACGAGCTGGCGGCGCTGCCGGAATGCCAGAAGTCGGTGCTGACCTACGGGCTGAACGATTTCGCGGGGCTGAGCCTCGCGAGCCACTACGACCGCGCATTCATCTGCAAGTCGATCCAGCAGGCCATCGCGCGCCACGAGCCGCGCCTGCAGCAGGTGCAGGTGACGTTCGAGCTGAACGAGCAGGCCACCAACGCGCTCTACTTCGCGATCCAGGCGCTGCTCGTCGTGCACCCGGCCGAGGAGCCGGTCAGTTTCGACGCGATGCTGCAACCGTCGACGCTGCAGTATTCGGTCACGCGCGCACGCGCGGCACGCATGCAGTAA
- the tssF gene encoding type VI secretion system baseplate subunit TssF, whose amino-acid sequence MEELLPYYERELSFLRRYSRDFAERYPKIAARLALSGEHCEDPHVERMIESFALLGARINKKLDDDYPEFTEALLEVLYPHYLRPFPSCSIAQFTPASPGQQTEPVVIDRGTELKSRPIRGVQCRFRTAYDVTLAPIRISEARYTPVALAPSATVLPSNATGVISITFESLAAQLDLGALKLSTLRAHLHGEQSFVAALTDCLFVNVLGAYVEPERNGRWTALRKLPIAQAGFAEDDALIDYPAKSHPAYRLLTEYFAFPDKFDFVDFDLAAIARASGRCQRATLHLVLQDVRSDSHIARLLELLTASHFRLFCTPIVNLFRQHGEPIRITHRAVSYPVIAEARRAFAYEVYSIDSVKLVRQQAHEESVIEFRPFYSLHHGESARIGHYWFARRNDWVAQKSPGYETEISIVDIDFEPTSPQTDTLSLDLTCTNRDLPSMLAFGLDGGDLFQEGGAQTSGISLLRRPTQSVRFERGRAAHWRLVSHLALNHVSLVAHGLAPLKEMLTLYDLRRTAVSMRQIDGLAGVEQRGAVQWLPGKPFATFVRGIEIRLTIDEEHFVGASLASFVRVLDSFFGLYVHLNSFVQLVVVSKRTGEEIIRCKPRTGESILA is encoded by the coding sequence ATGGAAGAATTGCTGCCGTATTACGAACGCGAATTATCGTTTTTGCGGCGCTATTCGCGAGATTTCGCCGAACGCTATCCGAAGATCGCCGCGCGGCTCGCGCTGTCCGGCGAGCATTGCGAGGATCCGCACGTCGAGCGGATGATCGAGTCGTTCGCGCTGCTCGGCGCGCGCATCAACAAGAAGCTCGACGACGATTACCCGGAATTCACCGAAGCGCTGCTGGAAGTGCTGTATCCGCACTACCTGCGGCCGTTCCCGTCGTGCTCGATCGCGCAGTTCACGCCGGCTTCGCCCGGCCAGCAGACCGAACCGGTCGTGATCGATCGCGGCACCGAGCTGAAAAGCCGTCCGATCCGCGGCGTGCAATGCCGGTTCCGTACCGCCTACGACGTGACGCTTGCGCCGATCCGCATCTCGGAGGCGCGCTATACGCCGGTCGCGCTCGCGCCGAGCGCGACGGTGCTGCCGTCGAACGCGACGGGCGTGATCTCGATCACATTCGAATCGCTCGCCGCGCAGCTCGATCTCGGCGCGCTGAAGCTGTCGACGCTGCGCGCGCATCTGCACGGCGAGCAGTCGTTCGTCGCCGCGCTGACCGACTGCCTGTTCGTCAACGTGCTCGGCGCGTACGTCGAGCCCGAACGCAACGGCCGCTGGACAGCGCTGCGCAAGCTGCCGATCGCGCAGGCCGGCTTCGCCGAGGACGACGCGCTGATCGACTATCCGGCGAAATCGCATCCCGCGTACCGGCTGCTCACCGAATACTTCGCGTTTCCCGACAAGTTCGATTTCGTCGACTTCGACCTCGCGGCGATCGCACGCGCGTCGGGCCGCTGCCAGCGCGCGACGCTGCATCTGGTGCTGCAGGACGTGCGCAGCGATTCGCATATCGCGCGCCTGCTCGAATTGCTGACGGCGAGCCATTTCCGGCTGTTCTGCACGCCGATCGTCAACCTGTTCCGCCAGCACGGCGAGCCGATCCGCATCACGCACCGCGCGGTGTCGTATCCGGTGATCGCCGAGGCGCGGCGTGCGTTCGCGTACGAGGTGTACTCGATCGACTCGGTGAAGCTCGTCCGGCAGCAGGCGCACGAGGAATCGGTGATCGAATTCCGGCCGTTCTATTCGCTGCATCACGGCGAATCGGCGCGCATCGGCCATTACTGGTTCGCGCGCCGCAACGACTGGGTCGCGCAGAAGAGCCCCGGCTATGAAACCGAGATCTCGATCGTCGACATCGACTTCGAGCCGACGTCGCCGCAGACCGACACGCTGAGCCTCGACCTCACCTGCACGAACCGCGACCTGCCTTCGATGCTGGCGTTCGGCCTCGACGGCGGCGACCTGTTCCAGGAAGGCGGGGCGCAGACGAGCGGCATCTCGCTGCTGCGCCGCCCGACGCAGAGCGTGCGCTTCGAGCGCGGCCGCGCCGCGCACTGGCGGCTCGTGTCGCACCTCGCGCTCAACCACGTGTCGCTCGTCGCGCACGGCCTCGCGCCGCTGAAGGAGATGCTGACGCTGTACGACCTGCGGCGCACGGCCGTGTCGATGCGCCAGATCGACGGCCTGGCCGGCGTCGAGCAGCGCGGCGCCGTGCAGTGGCTGCCCGGCAAGCCGTTCGCGACCTTCGTGCGCGGCATCGAGATCCGGCTGACGATCGACGAGGAGCACTTCGTCGGCGCGAGCCTTGCGTCGTTCGTGCGCGTGCTCGACAGCTTCTTCGGGCTGTACGTCCACCTCAACAGTTTCGTTCAATTGGTCGTCGTGTCGAAGCGCACCGGCGAGGAGATCATCCGATGCAAGCCCCGAACCGGCGAATCGATCCTGGCGTAG
- the tssG gene encoding type VI secretion system baseplate subunit TssG yields MQAPNRRIDPGVVDALLDEPHRFEFFQAVRVLEGLFARQASDAPGAWRQGDVVAQHIAFRNTLSLGFPPSEIEGARSFDDDGAPLNSDDERGTALAAGELGRVELTPAFFGLLGGQGALPLHYTEQIVAREHLRRDHAARAFFDVFSNRATALFYAAWKKYRLPFHYELDRDERYLPLLLAIAGVPSDEVRDSLAAGPGGVLDEAVAGYALAARHRPMSAAYLQRTLSDYFRVPVKIDQFVGKWYDVPPDQLSVLGEVNAVLGATALVGERVWQRDMRARIVVGPLSKRDYEAFLPGGAHAVALERMLTLLAGVTLEYEVKLVLKRTEVGASVLGAGSRLGWDAFLCTRDALEDRSDARYELHVIH; encoded by the coding sequence ATGCAAGCCCCGAACCGGCGAATCGATCCTGGCGTAGTCGACGCGCTGCTCGACGAGCCGCACCGCTTCGAGTTCTTCCAGGCGGTGCGGGTGCTCGAAGGGCTGTTCGCGCGGCAGGCGTCGGATGCGCCCGGCGCGTGGCGGCAGGGCGACGTGGTCGCGCAGCACATCGCATTCCGCAACACGCTGTCGCTCGGCTTCCCGCCGAGCGAGATCGAAGGCGCGCGTTCGTTCGACGACGACGGCGCGCCGCTGAACTCGGACGACGAGCGCGGCACCGCGCTGGCCGCCGGTGAGCTCGGCCGCGTCGAGCTGACGCCCGCGTTCTTCGGGCTGCTCGGCGGGCAGGGCGCGCTGCCGCTGCACTACACCGAGCAGATCGTCGCGCGCGAGCACCTGCGGCGCGACCATGCGGCGCGCGCGTTTTTCGACGTGTTCTCGAATCGCGCGACCGCGCTGTTCTATGCGGCGTGGAAGAAATACCGGCTGCCGTTCCATTACGAGCTCGACCGCGACGAGCGCTACCTGCCGCTGTTGCTCGCGATCGCGGGCGTGCCGAGCGACGAGGTGCGCGACAGCCTCGCGGCCGGCCCGGGCGGCGTGCTCGACGAAGCCGTGGCCGGCTACGCGCTCGCGGCGCGGCACCGGCCGATGTCGGCCGCCTACCTGCAGCGCACGCTGTCCGATTACTTCCGCGTGCCGGTGAAGATCGACCAGTTCGTCGGCAAGTGGTACGACGTGCCGCCCGATCAGCTGAGCGTGCTCGGCGAAGTCAACGCGGTGCTCGGCGCGACGGCGCTCGTCGGCGAGCGCGTGTGGCAGCGCGACATGCGCGCGCGGATCGTCGTCGGCCCGCTGTCCAAGCGCGACTACGAGGCGTTCCTGCCGGGCGGCGCGCACGCCGTCGCGCTCGAGCGGATGCTGACGCTGCTCGCCGGCGTCACGCTCGAGTACGAGGTGAAGCTCGTGCTCAAGCGCACCGAGGTCGGCGCGAGCGTGCTCGGCGCGGGCTCGCGGCTCGGCTGGGATGCGTTCCTGTGCACGCGCGACGCACTGGAGGATCGCTCGGACGCCCGCTACGAACTGCACGTGATTCACTGA
- the tssH gene encoding type VI secretion system ATPase TssH: MSTPLKTLITKLNPLCRHATERAASACLARGHYEVDLEHLFLALLDEATGDLPLALRASRVDPHALHADLERELTRLKTGNTRTPVFSVHLIALFEQAWLIASLDSQLGRIRSGHLLLALLTAPDLAQFAQRMSSRFAEMNVTDLKHKFDEIMAGSSEAEPRQADDEGSDVAPAADGFAPATGPSKTPALDTYTTNLTQRARDGKIDPVIGREAEIRQAIDILMRRRQNNPIMTGEAGVGKTAVVEGLALRIAADDVPPPLRGVALHVLDMGLLQAGASVKGEFENRLKSVIDEVKKSAHPIILFIDEAHTIIGAGGQAGQNDAANLLKPALARGELRTIAATTWSEYKKYFEKDAALARRFQVVKVEEPSEPLAAAMLRGMSGLMEKHFNVRILDDAITEAVRLSHRYISGRQLPDKAISVLDTACAKVALAHSATPAAIDDTKKRIERIDAEIASLEREAAGGAAHDERLGELRGARDTALEQLAKDEERYEAERVIVAEITELRDALDKARGPSEGGQPVDVQATREKLAERVAALHALQGGEPMVPLQVDGHVVAEIVAAWTGIPLGRMVKDEIDTVLNLQPLLTARVIGQDHALEAIAQRVRTATANLEDPNKPRGVFMFVGPSGVGKTETALALADILYGGERKMVTINMSEYQEAHSVSGLKGSPPGYVGYGEGGVLTEAVRRNPYSVVLLDEVEKAHPDVLEMFFQVFDKGTMDDAEGREIDFRNTLIILTSNVGSAAVMQACLNKPAEELPDPDALAEALRPQLYKTFKPAFLGRMKVVPYYPISDDVLAEIIELKLERIRRRIEANHKAAFEWDESLVDAVLARCTEVDSGARNVDHILNGTLLPEIAGHVLGRIADGVAIARIAVRADEAGEFAYTVE; this comes from the coding sequence ATGAGCACGCCTCTGAAGACCCTGATCACGAAACTGAACCCGCTGTGCCGCCACGCGACCGAGCGTGCGGCGAGCGCGTGCCTGGCGCGCGGCCACTACGAGGTCGATCTGGAGCATCTGTTCCTCGCGTTGCTCGACGAAGCGACGGGCGACCTGCCGCTCGCCTTGCGCGCGAGCCGCGTCGATCCGCATGCGCTGCACGCCGATCTCGAACGCGAGCTCACGCGCCTGAAGACCGGCAACACGCGCACGCCGGTGTTCTCCGTGCACCTGATCGCGCTGTTCGAGCAGGCGTGGCTGATCGCGTCGCTCGATTCACAGCTCGGCCGCATCCGTTCCGGGCACCTGCTGCTCGCGCTGCTGACCGCGCCGGATCTCGCGCAGTTCGCGCAACGGATGTCGTCGCGCTTCGCGGAAATGAACGTGACGGACCTGAAGCACAAGTTCGACGAAATCATGGCCGGTTCGAGCGAAGCCGAGCCGCGCCAGGCGGACGACGAAGGCAGCGACGTCGCGCCGGCCGCCGACGGCTTTGCGCCTGCGACCGGCCCGTCGAAGACGCCCGCGCTCGACACCTATACGACCAACCTCACGCAGCGTGCGCGCGACGGCAAGATCGACCCGGTGATCGGCCGCGAGGCGGAGATCCGCCAGGCGATCGACATCCTGATGCGCCGCCGCCAGAACAACCCGATCATGACCGGCGAGGCCGGCGTCGGCAAAACGGCGGTCGTCGAAGGGCTCGCGCTGCGGATCGCGGCCGACGACGTGCCGCCGCCGTTGCGCGGTGTCGCGCTGCACGTGCTCGACATGGGGCTGCTGCAGGCCGGCGCGAGCGTCAAGGGCGAGTTCGAGAACCGGCTGAAGAGCGTGATCGACGAGGTGAAGAAGAGCGCGCACCCGATCATCCTGTTCATCGACGAGGCGCACACGATCATCGGCGCGGGCGGCCAGGCCGGCCAGAACGACGCGGCGAACCTGCTGAAGCCGGCGCTCGCGCGCGGCGAACTGCGCACGATCGCCGCGACGACGTGGAGCGAATACAAGAAGTACTTCGAGAAGGATGCGGCGCTCGCGCGACGCTTCCAGGTCGTGAAGGTCGAGGAGCCGAGCGAGCCGCTGGCCGCCGCGATGCTGCGCGGGATGTCGGGCCTGATGGAGAAGCACTTCAACGTGCGGATTCTCGACGATGCGATCACCGAGGCCGTGCGCCTGTCGCATCGCTACATCAGCGGCCGCCAGCTGCCGGACAAGGCGATCAGCGTGCTCGACACCGCGTGCGCGAAAGTCGCGCTCGCGCACAGCGCGACGCCGGCCGCGATCGACGATACGAAGAAGCGCATCGAGCGCATCGATGCGGAAATCGCGTCGCTGGAGCGCGAGGCGGCGGGCGGTGCGGCGCACGACGAGCGGCTCGGCGAGCTGCGCGGCGCGCGCGACACGGCGCTCGAACAACTGGCGAAGGACGAGGAACGCTACGAGGCCGAGCGCGTGATCGTCGCCGAGATCACCGAGCTGCGCGACGCGCTTGACAAGGCACGCGGCCCGTCGGAAGGCGGCCAGCCGGTCGACGTGCAGGCCACCCGCGAGAAGCTCGCCGAACGCGTCGCGGCGCTGCACGCGCTGCAGGGCGGCGAGCCGATGGTGCCGCTGCAGGTCGACGGTCACGTCGTCGCCGAGATCGTCGCCGCGTGGACGGGCATTCCGCTCGGCCGGATGGTGAAGGACGAAATCGACACCGTGCTGAACCTGCAGCCGCTGCTGACCGCGCGCGTGATCGGCCAGGACCATGCGCTGGAGGCGATCGCGCAGCGCGTGCGCACCGCGACCGCGAACCTCGAGGACCCGAACAAGCCGCGCGGCGTGTTCATGTTCGTCGGGCCGTCGGGCGTCGGCAAGACCGAGACGGCGCTGGCGCTGGCCGACATCCTGTACGGCGGCGAGCGCAAGATGGTCACGATCAACATGAGCGAGTACCAGGAAGCGCACAGCGTGTCGGGCCTGAAGGGTTCGCCGCCGGGCTACGTCGGTTACGGCGAAGGCGGCGTGCTGACCGAGGCCGTGCGCCGCAACCCGTATTCCGTCGTGCTGCTCGACGAGGTCGAGAAGGCGCACCCGGACGTGCTCGAGATGTTCTTCCAGGTGTTCGACAAGGGCACGATGGACGATGCGGAAGGGCGCGAGATCGACTTCCGCAACACGCTGATCATCCTGACGTCGAACGTCGGCTCGGCCGCGGTGATGCAGGCCTGCCTGAACAAGCCGGCCGAGGAGCTGCCCGATCCGGACGCGCTTGCCGAGGCGTTGCGCCCGCAGCTGTACAAGACCTTCAAGCCGGCGTTCCTCGGCCGGATGAAAGTCGTGCCGTATTACCCGATTTCCGACGACGTGCTGGCCGAGATCATCGAGCTGAAGCTCGAACGCATCCGCCGCCGGATCGAGGCGAACCACAAGGCCGCGTTCGAGTGGGACGAGTCGCTCGTCGATGCGGTGCTCGCGCGCTGCACCGAGGTCGACTCGGGCGCCCGCAACGTCGACCACATCCTGAACGGCACGCTGCTGCCGGAGATCGCGGGCCACGTGCTCGGCCGGATCGCCGACGGCGTGGCGATCGCGCGCATCGCGGTGCGCGCGGACGAGGCCGGCGAATTCGCGTACACCGTCGAATGA
- the tssA gene encoding type VI secretion system protein TssA → MPINLPELLTPISDASPSGDDLLFSNEFDAIQDARRYDDPTLDQGEWVTEIKEADWGFVVDHAGELLRTRTKDLRLAVWLTEALALEDGITGLTEGYALLEGLCRDFWDTFHPLPEDDDIEHRLGNVAWLSGRTAELLRAVPLTDGASNAFSTLDWEVAQHVAQSIKRDPEHADDIAHGKPSIDQIDASRRVTSIAFYTALLANLKAFEFALDAFEERLVERAGDSAPSFRQARDAFETVYRLAERFAREQGYTGSAPHAQAAPQAQPERIEPVFGQPIQTEETHVQQQTASRPPVTQMIAGIQNRAQAVDQLRAVARYFRQTEPHSPVAYLADKAAEWADMPLHKWLESVVKDDGSLSHIRELLGVRPDEQA, encoded by the coding sequence ATGCCGATCAATCTCCCCGAGCTGCTGACGCCGATCAGCGATGCGTCGCCCAGCGGCGACGACCTGCTGTTTTCGAACGAATTCGACGCGATCCAGGACGCGCGGCGCTACGACGACCCGACGCTCGACCAGGGCGAATGGGTAACCGAGATCAAGGAGGCCGACTGGGGCTTCGTCGTTGACCATGCGGGCGAGCTGCTGCGCACGCGCACCAAGGACCTGCGGCTCGCCGTGTGGCTGACCGAGGCGCTCGCGCTCGAGGACGGCATCACGGGCCTCACCGAAGGCTATGCGCTGCTCGAAGGCCTGTGCCGCGACTTCTGGGACACCTTCCACCCGCTGCCCGAGGACGACGACATCGAGCACCGGCTCGGCAACGTCGCGTGGCTGTCCGGCCGCACGGCCGAGCTGCTGCGCGCGGTGCCGCTGACGGACGGCGCATCGAATGCGTTCAGCACGCTCGATTGGGAAGTCGCGCAGCACGTCGCGCAGTCGATCAAGCGCGATCCCGAACACGCGGACGACATCGCGCACGGCAAGCCGTCGATCGACCAGATCGACGCGTCGCGACGCGTGACGTCGATCGCGTTCTACACGGCGCTGCTGGCGAACCTGAAGGCGTTCGAATTCGCGCTCGATGCGTTCGAGGAGCGGCTCGTCGAGCGCGCGGGCGATTCGGCGCCGAGCTTCCGGCAGGCGCGTGACGCGTTCGAGACCGTGTACCGGCTCGCCGAGCGCTTTGCGCGCGAACAGGGCTATACGGGCAGCGCGCCGCACGCGCAGGCGGCGCCGCAGGCCCAGCCCGAACGCATCGAGCCGGTGTTCGGCCAGCCGATCCAGACCGAGGAGACTCACGTGCAGCAGCAGACCGCTTCGCGTCCGCCGGTGACGCAGATGATCGCCGGCATCCAGAACCGCGCGCAGGCCGTCGACCAGTTGCGCGCGGTGGCGCGCTATTTCCGTCAGACCGAGCCGCACAGCCCGGTCGCGTATCTCGCCGACAAGGCGGCCGAGTGGGCCGACATGCCGCTGCACAAGTGGCTCGAGAGCGTCGTGAAGGACGACGGCTCGCTGTCGCACATTCGCGAGCTGCTGGGGGTGAGGCCCGACGAGCAGGCGTGA